The Pseudodesulfovibrio sp. zrk46 genome contains a region encoding:
- a CDS encoding amino acid ABC transporter ATP-binding protein, translating into MQSLLELKDIVKTFGSHRAVDNVSLAMKPGEKTVIIGPSGSGKSTLLRSINFLETLDSGSILFEGNDVGYRMVKGKQVLDKPKNICKLRTQIGMVFQHFNLFPHMTVVENAMEGPVTVLGSSKSEARDVAMSMLDKVGMADFADRFPASLSGGQKQRVAIARALSMQPKLMLFDEPTSALDPELVGEVFATIKQLADEGMTMIIVTHNMGFAREIADQVVFMENGSFLAKGAPNEFFGQQCNDPRIQSFIDRIF; encoded by the coding sequence ATGCAATCGCTTCTGGAACTTAAGGATATCGTCAAGACCTTTGGCAGCCACCGCGCCGTGGATAACGTCTCTCTCGCCATGAAACCGGGCGAGAAGACTGTCATTATCGGTCCGTCTGGCTCCGGCAAGTCCACTTTGCTGCGCTCCATTAACTTTCTGGAGACTCTCGACTCCGGTTCCATCCTCTTTGAGGGGAATGACGTCGGATACCGTATGGTCAAAGGCAAGCAGGTGTTGGATAAACCCAAGAATATCTGCAAGCTGCGTACTCAGATCGGGATGGTCTTTCAGCATTTCAATCTCTTTCCGCACATGACTGTGGTGGAGAATGCCATGGAAGGGCCAGTGACCGTACTTGGTTCGTCCAAGAGTGAAGCCCGGGATGTGGCCATGAGCATGCTGGACAAGGTTGGAATGGCTGATTTTGCAGACCGTTTTCCGGCTTCTTTGTCAGGCGGACAGAAGCAGCGTGTGGCCATTGCTCGTGCTCTATCCATGCAGCCCAAGCTGATGCTGTTTGATGAACCTACCTCCGCTCTTGACCCGGAATTGGTAGGTGAGGTCTTCGCAACCATTAAGCAGTTGGCTGACGAAGGGATGACCATGATCATTGTTACCCACAACATGGGTTTTGCCCGGGAAATAGCTGATCAGGTTGTGTTTATGGAGAATGGTTCCTTTCTCGCCAAAGGTGCTCCTAACGAGTTTTTCGGTCAACAATGCAATGATCCTCGCATTCAGAGCTTTATTGATCGCATTTTCTAG
- the phnD gene encoding phosphate/phosphite/phosphonate ABC transporter substrate-binding protein, which yields MKKWMIACLTVMMLAFSVTAFAADVLDEMYTDKDGDMVADFAEEGNCKDPSTLVFTYTPVEDPAVYKDAFADFQEYLSKATGKRVIYYTVQSNAAEVEAMRSGKLHIAGFSTGPTGFAVNLAGYVPIAVKGYPEGFQGYNLIVVTKKDSSIKEMKDLKGKKVAHTSASSNSGNLAPRALFPELGITPDEDYTVVYSGKHDQSILGVAHGDYDAAPVASDVYDRMVEAGRVDKDALRVIWRSPKFPTSSFGISSQLCPELAQKIIGAFMTYRFPESMQKSFKGADRFYPITYMKDWAVIRNIAEATGTSYNKAGLKKMAEKEAAKKAKKKK from the coding sequence ATGAAAAAATGGATGATCGCGTGTCTGACCGTGATGATGCTCGCGTTTTCCGTCACTGCGTTTGCTGCTGACGTGCTGGATGAAATGTACACCGACAAAGACGGTGACATGGTTGCCGACTTCGCCGAAGAGGGTAACTGTAAGGATCCGAGCACCCTGGTGTTCACCTACACTCCTGTTGAAGACCCCGCTGTGTACAAGGATGCATTTGCCGACTTCCAGGAATACCTGAGCAAGGCCACTGGCAAGCGCGTTATCTACTACACCGTTCAGTCCAATGCTGCAGAAGTTGAAGCCATGCGCTCCGGCAAGCTGCACATCGCTGGTTTCTCCACTGGCCCCACCGGCTTTGCCGTAAACCTGGCCGGTTACGTGCCCATCGCAGTTAAGGGCTACCCGGAAGGTTTCCAGGGTTACAACCTGATCGTTGTTACCAAGAAAGACTCCTCTATCAAGGAAATGAAGGACCTCAAGGGCAAGAAGGTCGCTCACACTTCCGCTTCCTCCAACTCCGGTAACCTCGCACCTCGCGCTCTGTTCCCCGAGCTGGGTATCACCCCCGATGAAGACTACACCGTTGTTTACTCCGGTAAGCATGACCAGTCCATCCTCGGTGTTGCTCACGGTGACTACGATGCCGCTCCGGTTGCATCCGACGTGTACGATCGCATGGTCGAAGCTGGTCGTGTGGACAAGGACGCTCTGCGTGTTATCTGGCGCAGCCCCAAGTTCCCCACTTCTTCTTTCGGTATCTCCAGCCAGCTCTGTCCGGAACTGGCCCAGAAGATCATCGGCGCTTTCATGACCTACCGCTTCCCCGAGAGCATGCAGAAGTCCTTTAAGGGTGCTGATCGTTTCTACCCCATCACCTACATGAAGGATTGGGCGGTTATCCGCAACATCGCCGAAGCCACCGGTACCAGCTACAACAAGGCTGGTCTGAAGAAAATGGCTGAAAAAGAAGCCGCCAAAAAGGCTAAGAAAAAGAAGTAG
- the phnC gene encoding phosphonate ABC transporter ATP-binding protein: MNNQDNKGNGGVSSRSLIVKDVVKEYVPGKPVLKGISFEVTGRSTVAIIGPSGTGKSTLLRCINRLIEPTEGSITVAGQDITKLSGRELRNARHYIGMVFQEFNLVERLSVIENVLCGRLGSTPVWRAWLRKYPQVDIDRAFELVEKVGLADFVTQRADSLSGGQRQRVGIARAVMQNPDIIMADEPTSSLDPKTSVEIMELLNEFSESQDIPLLINIHDVNLAKRFADRIIGMSQGHIVFDGKPEELQDSHLKEIYGGEDWLA, from the coding sequence GTGAACAACCAAGATAACAAAGGGAACGGGGGGGTATCCTCCCGTTCCCTTATCGTGAAAGACGTCGTCAAGGAATACGTCCCCGGCAAACCGGTCCTCAAAGGAATCTCCTTTGAAGTGACCGGACGCAGCACCGTCGCCATCATCGGCCCGTCCGGTACGGGTAAATCCACGCTCCTGCGCTGCATCAACCGCCTCATCGAGCCTACTGAAGGCTCCATCACCGTGGCGGGTCAGGACATCACCAAGCTTTCTGGTCGCGAGCTGCGCAACGCTCGTCATTACATCGGTATGGTCTTCCAGGAGTTCAACCTGGTAGAGCGCCTGTCGGTTATTGAAAACGTGCTTTGTGGCCGTCTCGGCTCTACGCCTGTCTGGCGTGCATGGCTGCGCAAATATCCTCAGGTTGACATTGACCGTGCTTTCGAGCTGGTCGAGAAGGTCGGTCTGGCAGATTTCGTTACCCAGCGTGCCGATTCCCTGTCCGGCGGTCAGCGTCAGCGTGTGGGTATCGCCCGCGCAGTGATGCAGAATCCCGATATCATTATGGCTGACGAGCCTACCTCTTCCTTGGATCCCAAGACCTCGGTCGAGATTATGGAGCTGCTTAACGAATTCTCCGAGAGCCAGGACATTCCGCTGCTTATCAATATTCACGACGTGAATCTTGCCAAGCGCTTTGCTGATCGCATCATCGGTATGAGTCAGGGGCATATTGTCTTTGACGGCAAGCCCGAAGAGCTTCAGGACAGCCATCTCAAGGAAATCTACGGCGGGGAGGACTGGCTGGCATGA
- the phnE gene encoding phosphonate ABC transporter, permease protein PhnE, with product MTSQSATRRNPFKPSWTSRLIGILILLYAIYAVSALDITWSRFVEGLGNGAKFIGELFPPNFDRWKLLVGNLLETVEIAVIASAFGILLSLPIGLLAARNLMPVWATWPARIVICICRSFHPVIFAILFVKAVGFGPMAGILTLIFASIGFIGKLFAEAIEEISLKPVEACKAAGAPFMSVLIYAVMPQVLNRFIGFATYQFDANIRNSTMVGIVGAGGIGGTLFAAFQRYDYDFLCAILLSIIGLIMISEFLAVRVKGVFND from the coding sequence ATGACCTCGCAATCCGCAACCCGCAGAAATCCTTTCAAGCCGAGCTGGACGTCCCGGCTCATAGGGATTCTGATCCTCCTTTACGCCATCTACGCGGTGTCCGCTCTGGACATTACGTGGAGTCGTTTTGTGGAAGGTTTGGGCAACGGTGCGAAGTTCATCGGCGAACTGTTTCCGCCCAACTTCGACCGTTGGAAACTCCTTGTGGGGAATTTGCTGGAGACCGTTGAGATCGCCGTTATCGCATCCGCTTTCGGCATTCTGCTGTCTCTGCCCATCGGTCTGCTGGCGGCTCGCAACCTGATGCCTGTTTGGGCTACCTGGCCTGCGCGTATCGTCATTTGCATCTGCCGCTCCTTCCACCCGGTCATTTTTGCGATCCTGTTCGTAAAGGCTGTGGGCTTCGGTCCCATGGCAGGTATTTTGACTCTGATCTTTGCCTCCATCGGCTTTATTGGAAAGCTCTTTGCCGAGGCGATTGAAGAGATCTCGCTCAAGCCTGTTGAAGCCTGTAAAGCCGCAGGCGCGCCGTTCATGTCCGTACTCATCTACGCTGTCATGCCGCAGGTGTTGAACCGCTTCATCGGTTTTGCCACCTATCAGTTTGATGCCAATATCCGTAACTCCACCATGGTCGGTATTGTCGGCGCTGGTGGTATCGGCGGTACTCTGTTCGCAGCTTTCCAGCGTTACGATTACGACTTTCTGTGCGCCATCCTCCTTTCCATTATCGGCCTGATCATGATCAGTGAATTCCTGGCCGTTCGCGTGAAGGGGGTGTTCAATGACTAA
- the phnE gene encoding phosphonate ABC transporter, permease protein PhnE, with protein MTKHYEWQRFTPAQRLARFTIYLVSVAALVMSMRTVEVIPEFLYDAPTQMVDLFTRMWPMDTAHYAEGVHSALIETLNIASLGTVLALFLAFPVGLMAASNITKVPALNWFAKLILVSSRSVNSLVWAILFVAVFGPGALAGTVAIGFRSIGFCGKLLAEALEECNPGPIEALKAAGAPWPTIIIKGYWPQVAPAFWGITLFRWDINVRESSVIGLVGAGGIGVALDTALNLFNWDQVSLILLCIFTIVITAEVLVTKIRQRII; from the coding sequence ATGACTAAGCATTACGAATGGCAGCGCTTTACTCCGGCCCAGCGGCTGGCGCGCTTCACCATTTATCTCGTCTCTGTTGCTGCGTTGGTCATGTCCATGCGGACCGTGGAAGTCATTCCCGAGTTCCTCTATGACGCACCGACACAGATGGTCGATCTGTTCACCCGTATGTGGCCCATGGACACCGCCCACTATGCAGAAGGCGTACACAGCGCACTCATTGAGACGCTGAATATTGCTTCTCTTGGTACGGTGCTGGCCCTGTTCCTGGCCTTTCCGGTTGGACTCATGGCCGCTAGCAATATCACCAAGGTCCCGGCGCTCAACTGGTTTGCCAAGCTGATCCTGGTGTCGTCCCGTTCGGTTAACTCCCTTGTTTGGGCGATTCTGTTCGTGGCTGTGTTTGGTCCCGGCGCGCTTGCTGGTACCGTTGCCATCGGTTTCCGTTCCATTGGTTTCTGCGGCAAGTTGCTTGCTGAAGCCCTTGAGGAGTGTAACCCCGGTCCCATTGAGGCGCTTAAAGCCGCTGGTGCTCCGTGGCCCACGATCATTATTAAAGGATACTGGCCGCAGGTCGCTCCCGCGTTCTGGGGTATTACGCTCTTCCGTTGGGACATCAACGTCCGCGAATCCTCTGTCATCGGTCTTGTCGGTGCAGGTGGTATTGGTGTCGCTCTCGACACTGCGCTGAACTTGTTCAACTGGGATCAGGTCTCCCTTATCCTGCTGTGCATCTTCACCATCGTCATCACTGCGGAAGTGCTGGTTACCAAGATTCGTCAGCGCATCATCTAG
- a CDS encoding HAD family phosphatase — translation MPTKAHAVFWDMDGTLIDTEDLHFEVIRDWCAEYGYTLTEEGNKELIAKTMPEKWSILASRLNDEASEEKFRRDCEDWYIERLTADKGLERSIKIVHEVAKRGIVQACVSNGEHNVVKANVEILGLTDIFSFLVTGGNCDPGKPAPDPYLMAAKQAGFEPSECIAVEDSVVGMKAARAAGLILCGWPHYEGDYDVDYLLKTGDEFPFELLD, via the coding sequence ATGCCCACCAAAGCACACGCCGTATTCTGGGATATGGACGGCACCCTTATCGACACCGAAGATCTGCACTTTGAAGTAATCCGCGACTGGTGCGCTGAGTACGGTTACACCCTGACCGAAGAGGGCAACAAGGAACTCATCGCCAAGACCATGCCTGAAAAGTGGTCTATCCTTGCCTCCCGTTTGAACGATGAAGCCTCAGAAGAAAAATTCCGCCGCGACTGCGAAGACTGGTACATCGAGCGCCTCACTGCTGACAAAGGGCTCGAGCGTTCCATCAAGATCGTTCACGAAGTAGCCAAACGCGGCATTGTTCAGGCTTGCGTGTCAAACGGCGAGCACAACGTGGTCAAGGCTAACGTCGAAATCCTCGGCCTGACCGACATCTTTTCCTTCCTTGTCACTGGCGGCAACTGCGATCCCGGCAAACCTGCCCCGGATCCATACCTCATGGCAGCCAAGCAGGCTGGCTTTGAGCCGTCTGAATGCATAGCTGTTGAAGATTCCGTTGTAGGCATGAAAGCAGCGCGCGCAGCCGGTCTCATCCTTTGCGGCTGGCCCCACTACGAAGGCGATTATGACGTGGATTATCTGCTCAAGACGGGAGATGAATTCCCCTTTGAGCTGCTTGATTAA
- a CDS encoding AraC family transcriptional regulator has product MSENYTTHKAGELIDSLDNFQIWPFTENTGCPISDLHEPHLHDFYVVQYVTKGRGLHVIDFQPFDIVPNSLYFVSPQQLHIWRPEGEVDGFVLAFAEEFFKTTDPPFGSVFELEFFNSVAHSPMLHASDEQARIIHDSLALMQKEFMDKNEGYASVVRAQFHILMVQLQRMFSGHIEEGREAHEPSLVRQFKDMVSRHYASQLSIQDYADKLGVSVSRLNNAIKDAIGQTPGQVVRRELLLAAKRMLAHSDLNVSEICFKLNFEDPSYFGRFFKREAGVTPSVFRDQMREKYQQLAR; this is encoded by the coding sequence ATGAGCGAAAACTATACGACCCACAAGGCTGGGGAGTTGATTGACTCCCTGGACAATTTTCAGATTTGGCCGTTTACCGAAAACACGGGTTGCCCTATTTCCGACCTGCACGAACCGCATCTCCACGATTTTTACGTAGTGCAATACGTGACAAAAGGTAGAGGGCTGCACGTTATCGATTTCCAGCCTTTCGATATCGTTCCCAATTCCCTTTATTTCGTCTCGCCGCAGCAATTGCATATCTGGCGGCCCGAGGGGGAAGTGGATGGATTCGTTTTGGCATTTGCCGAAGAGTTTTTCAAAACCACTGACCCCCCGTTCGGCTCTGTCTTCGAATTGGAGTTCTTTAACTCTGTGGCTCATTCGCCCATGTTGCATGCTTCGGATGAGCAGGCCCGGATTATCCATGACTCGTTGGCTTTGATGCAGAAAGAATTCATGGATAAAAATGAGGGGTACGCTTCAGTGGTTCGGGCTCAGTTTCATATCCTCATGGTACAGCTTCAGCGAATGTTCTCTGGACATATCGAGGAGGGCAGGGAAGCGCATGAGCCTTCATTGGTGCGTCAATTCAAAGATATGGTCAGTCGTCATTACGCTTCTCAACTTTCCATTCAGGATTATGCTGATAAGCTCGGTGTCAGTGTCAGCCGTTTGAATAACGCCATCAAGGACGCCATAGGACAGACTCCGGGACAGGTGGTTCGGCGTGAATTGCTACTTGCTGCAAAGCGGATGTTAGCCCATTCCGATCTCAACGTGTCGGAAATCTGCTTCAAGCTGAATTTTGAGGACCCGTCCTATTTCGGTCGCTTTTTCAAGCGTGAGGCTGGGGTAACACCGTCGGTCTTTCGTGATCAGATGAGAGAAAAGTACCAGCAACTCGCAAGATAG
- a CDS encoding 4Fe-4S binding protein encodes MTLKEIYAAIEKIGCLSITTLDGETMHPRIVHMMGQDDDGIYFLTMNSKPFYRQLKANGHLALCGIWPSSYATGKNEVGQPAWEPGYTFRLSGHAREMEMDTIKKRADAGNGMFQYFLEDAARYPATKLFCIYKGKGEIFDYDFEMVNRDHKVLRTRFSFGGETHNAPGARITGDCIACGICEDTCTFKAVVAGEPFTIDGSRCDECGSCVEACPQDAIELPWTL; translated from the coding sequence ATGACCTTGAAAGAAATTTACGCTGCCATAGAGAAAATAGGCTGTCTGTCTATCACCACTTTGGATGGTGAGACCATGCACCCTCGCATCGTCCACATGATGGGGCAGGATGATGACGGCATTTATTTTCTGACCATGAATTCCAAGCCTTTCTATCGACAACTCAAGGCTAATGGGCATCTTGCTCTGTGTGGTATTTGGCCCTCCAGTTATGCCACCGGCAAGAATGAAGTCGGTCAACCTGCGTGGGAGCCCGGTTATACCTTCCGTCTTTCCGGACATGCTCGAGAGATGGAAATGGACACTATCAAGAAGCGGGCTGATGCCGGGAATGGCATGTTCCAGTATTTTTTGGAAGACGCTGCTCGTTACCCGGCAACCAAGCTGTTTTGTATTTACAAAGGCAAGGGCGAAATTTTCGATTACGATTTTGAAATGGTGAATCGTGATCACAAGGTGTTGCGTACCAGATTTTCCTTCGGCGGTGAGACACACAACGCCCCCGGTGCACGAATTACTGGCGACTGTATTGCCTGCGGAATCTGTGAGGACACCTGTACTTTCAAGGCGGTAGTGGCGGGTGAGCCGTTCACTATTGATGGCTCTCGTTGTGACGAGTGCGGTAGCTGTGTTGAAGCCTGCCCGCAGGATGCCATCGAACTGCCTTGGACTCTTTAG
- a CDS encoding SGNH/GDSL hydrolase family protein: protein MIYFLGNCQADFVSRTMADKGFDTTYRVLASPLTYTSHPGQIPPVLAETVKSFGLGDYFLGRELINQFCPVTKDEAPELIVLSMFHENVPLFLHNEEEFIFYMDTNALTEVPAAMLWAQENCRMFQPNPVGYLKRFKDMLEQLRKDVPKVPIVILGRLSPYPAFGPAPYSYLEKWEEFWLSAKEEMAEWPSTMENVHILEMDRVFAGIWTESETAIESHCPFLKLELEETDGQITGLHARRDIEHIGPMPARLADKLIQFQKNGRIEYEDSETVPRGWHRQWRMSKLDDEAMLRKLVSGANYQCAEAIGSFFLDLSRDRTALLVQARERMPVCHNTLHMIKAYSRIFPNPDLAVWCEAHRRLAESFMDNGPIYQQVYLKRIDEIQHRVLGQS, encoded by the coding sequence ATGATCTATTTTCTTGGGAACTGTCAGGCCGATTTCGTTAGTCGCACAATGGCCGACAAAGGCTTTGACACGACTTACCGAGTTCTCGCATCCCCTCTAACTTATACAAGCCATCCGGGCCAGATACCTCCGGTATTGGCCGAAACAGTTAAATCGTTCGGTCTTGGCGACTATTTTCTGGGCCGTGAACTGATTAACCAGTTCTGCCCTGTCACAAAAGACGAAGCCCCGGAACTGATCGTCCTCAGCATGTTTCATGAGAATGTTCCCCTCTTCCTGCACAATGAAGAGGAGTTCATATTCTATATGGATACAAACGCTCTGACCGAGGTTCCGGCAGCTATGCTGTGGGCACAGGAAAACTGTCGGATGTTTCAGCCCAATCCTGTCGGATACCTCAAGCGCTTCAAAGACATGCTGGAACAATTGCGAAAGGACGTCCCCAAGGTTCCAATAGTCATCCTCGGCAGACTTTCCCCCTACCCGGCTTTCGGACCTGCCCCATATTCGTATTTGGAAAAATGGGAGGAATTCTGGCTCAGCGCTAAGGAAGAAATGGCTGAATGGCCTTCAACCATGGAGAATGTTCACATACTGGAGATGGACCGGGTATTTGCAGGTATCTGGACGGAGTCAGAAACAGCCATTGAATCTCATTGTCCATTCCTCAAACTCGAACTGGAAGAAACTGACGGACAGATCACCGGACTGCATGCTCGACGAGACATTGAACACATTGGCCCCATGCCTGCCAGACTTGCGGACAAACTCATTCAGTTTCAAAAGAATGGCAGGATCGAATACGAGGACAGCGAAACCGTACCACGAGGATGGCATCGTCAATGGCGTATGAGCAAATTGGATGATGAGGCCATGCTGCGAAAGCTCGTCTCCGGAGCCAACTACCAGTGTGCCGAGGCCATCGGTTCATTTTTTCTGGACCTGAGCAGGGATCGCACCGCCTTGCTGGTCCAGGCCAGAGAGAGAATGCCGGTCTGCCACAACACTTTGCATATGATCAAAGCCTACAGTCGCATCTTCCCCAACCCCGATTTGGCAGTCTGGTGTGAGGCCCACCGTAGATTGGCCGAATCCTTCATGGACAACGGTCCAATCTACCAGCAGGTCTACCTGAAAAGGATCGATGAAATTCAGCATCGCGTCCTCGGCCAAAGCTAA
- a CDS encoding PstS family phosphate ABC transporter substrate-binding protein translates to MSKFMKMLVVAAATVAMCAGMAQARDQIKIVGSSTVYPFSSYVAEELGATTKFKAPVVESTGSGGGHKLFMAGSGLDTPDLTNSSRRMKASELEKNFANGNTEITEALIGYDGIAVAQNGANGEFSITKDELAMAVAEMVPVDGKLVKNPYKTWDQINSKLPKRPILFYGPPTSSGTRDAFGEMVLGKFAKKHKDLYAPVSPKGKAKKYESVRQDGVYVPAGENDNLIVQKLTKDKNAFGIFGYSFLEENSDRLNAAKINGVTPEPKSIAAGEYPISRSLYFYIKKSHLDKVPGMKEYVQLFMSEKMIGPRGLLKRIGLVPLADELRKQVQADVAAYKNLTAEDLKK, encoded by the coding sequence ATGTCTAAATTCATGAAAATGCTTGTAGTCGCCGCAGCAACTGTTGCTATGTGCGCCGGCATGGCTCAGGCCCGCGATCAGATCAAGATCGTCGGTTCCTCCACTGTCTACCCTTTCTCCAGCTACGTTGCTGAAGAGCTGGGTGCTACCACCAAGTTCAAGGCTCCCGTTGTTGAGTCCACCGGTTCCGGTGGTGGTCACAAGCTGTTCATGGCCGGTAGCGGTCTGGATACTCCTGACCTGACCAACTCCTCCCGCCGCATGAAAGCCTCCGAGCTGGAAAAGAACTTCGCTAACGGTAACACTGAGATCACCGAAGCCCTGATCGGTTACGATGGCATCGCTGTCGCTCAGAACGGCGCTAACGGTGAGTTCTCCATTACCAAGGACGAGCTGGCCATGGCTGTTGCCGAGATGGTTCCCGTTGATGGCAAGCTGGTCAAGAACCCCTACAAGACCTGGGATCAGATCAATTCCAAGCTGCCCAAGCGTCCCATCCTGTTCTACGGTCCTCCGACCTCTTCCGGTACCCGTGACGCTTTCGGTGAAATGGTTCTCGGCAAGTTCGCCAAGAAGCACAAGGATCTCTATGCTCCTGTTTCCCCGAAGGGTAAGGCCAAGAAGTACGAGTCTGTCCGTCAGGATGGTGTCTACGTGCCTGCCGGTGAAAACGACAACCTGATCGTTCAGAAGCTTACCAAGGACAAGAACGCTTTCGGTATCTTCGGTTACTCCTTCCTTGAAGAGAACTCTGACCGCTTGAACGCCGCTAAGATCAACGGTGTTACTCCGGAACCGAAGTCCATCGCTGCCGGCGAGTACCCGATCTCCCGTTCCCTGTACTTTTACATCAAGAAGTCTCACCTGGATAAGGTTCCCGGCATGAAGGAATACGTCCAGCTTTTCATGTCCGAAAAGATGATCGGCCCCCGCGGTCTGCTGAAGCGCATTGGCCTGGTACCCCTGGCTGACGAACTCCGCAAGCAGGTTCAGGCTGACGTTGCTGCCTACAAGAACCTGACCGCCGAAGACCTGAAAAAATAG
- the pstC gene encoding phosphate ABC transporter permease subunit PstC, which produces MDTGTIFLYLFCGLVPLAIVAYFLATKKTYSIKFEGEEFQSTPDSYGWYAIVCTLSPALLASFLAALLQMCGVVEVPGTALVATAIALGAGGLAVGLATVKPSLRARAVVEKLIVKMLFVASLVSILTTIGIVLSVTFEAMKFFDVVNIWDFVTGTTWNPDEAVAGKDSHGVFGSIPLFAGTFMITAIAMVVAVPIGLFSAICMAEYASPAFRKTAKPALEILAGIPTVVYGFFAAITVSPLIVNVAEYFGLHADFTNALSPGLVMGVMIIPLISSLSDDVITSVPNALREGSLAMGAYRSETIKTVVLPAALPGIVSAFLLAVSRAVGETMIVVMAAGLRANLTWNPLEGMTTVTVRIVDAFTGDQAFDSPETLSAFGLGLVLLVVTLLLNIVSLVVIRRFRQQYE; this is translated from the coding sequence GTGGATACCGGAACCATCTTTCTTTATCTCTTCTGTGGCTTGGTGCCACTGGCTATTGTTGCCTATTTTCTGGCGACAAAGAAAACCTACTCCATCAAATTTGAGGGAGAGGAGTTTCAATCAACACCGGACAGCTATGGCTGGTATGCCATAGTCTGTACTCTGTCTCCGGCTCTTCTTGCCTCATTTCTCGCAGCTTTGTTGCAGATGTGTGGGGTAGTTGAGGTGCCGGGCACTGCGCTGGTGGCCACAGCCATAGCACTGGGGGCGGGAGGGCTCGCCGTCGGCCTGGCTACAGTTAAGCCAAGCCTGCGTGCTCGTGCCGTAGTAGAAAAACTCATCGTAAAGATGTTGTTTGTTGCTTCCTTGGTCTCCATTTTGACCACCATCGGAATTGTTCTTTCGGTTACCTTTGAGGCAATGAAGTTTTTTGATGTCGTAAACATTTGGGACTTTGTTACAGGTACTACCTGGAATCCGGACGAAGCTGTTGCTGGCAAGGATTCGCATGGCGTGTTCGGTTCCATTCCGCTGTTCGCCGGTACCTTCATGATCACGGCCATTGCCATGGTCGTAGCTGTGCCCATCGGCCTCTTTTCGGCCATCTGTATGGCAGAGTATGCGAGTCCGGCTTTCCGGAAGACAGCCAAGCCTGCTCTTGAAATCCTGGCTGGTATCCCCACTGTCGTTTATGGATTCTTCGCCGCAATTACGGTCAGTCCCTTGATCGTCAATGTCGCGGAATATTTTGGCCTGCATGCAGACTTCACCAACGCTCTGTCTCCGGGGCTGGTGATGGGCGTAATGATCATTCCGCTCATTTCATCACTGTCTGATGACGTTATCACTTCGGTACCCAATGCTCTGCGTGAAGGTTCCCTCGCAATGGGCGCCTATCGCTCCGAGACAATTAAAACCGTTGTGCTTCCCGCAGCGTTGCCGGGTATCGTCTCTGCATTCTTGTTGGCAGTATCCCGTGCAGTCGGTGAGACAATGATCGTGGTCATGGCCGCTGGCCTGCGAGCCAACCTTACTTGGAACCCCTTGGAAGGCATGACTACGGTGACCGTCCGTATCGTCGATGCTTTTACAGGAGATCAGGCCTTCGACAGTCCAGAAACCTTGTCCGCTTTCGGCCTTGGACTGGTGCTGCTCGTTGTAACCCTTCTCCTGAATATCGTTTCCCTGGTGGTCATCCGCCGCTTCCGTCAACAATACGAATAA